One window of the Pseudofrankia sp. DC12 genome contains the following:
- the nhaA gene encoding Na+/H+ antiporter NhaA — translation MTAPPRPGPALRVSIPVPAPAVREFLATEAGSAVLLLVTTVVALLWANSPWSSSYDDLWNTHAALRVGGASLDLSLHHWVNDGAMAIFFLVVGLEISREATTGELRDRRAVAVPALGALGGLATPALIYWLINRSGTGASGWGIAMSTDTAFVLGMLALFGPRCPDRLRLFMLTLAIVDDIGAITVVAVFYTKHVDVVALVLAGVAVIAILVLRWMGVWQLTPYLVAALLLWLAVHASGVHATLAGVLIGLLVPATPPRREQIETVPVFVRALQEDSTASRSALAVSAARAAVTPNERLQHLLHPVSAFVVVPLFGLANAGVSLDAHTLRTAAASPVTHGVTAALVLGNAVGITVAATCAVRGGLGVLPGRVRYGHLLGAAVLAGIGFTISLFITELAFDSEELRDQAKIGILVGSLIAATLGSLLLRFLGDRMPLCSPESDGLPPPLPPQPWLAPGIPVHH, via the coding sequence GTGACGGCGCCGCCCCGGCCTGGCCCGGCCCTGCGAGTGAGCATCCCGGTCCCCGCACCGGCCGTCCGTGAGTTCCTCGCCACCGAGGCGGGCAGCGCGGTCCTGCTGCTCGTCACCACCGTCGTCGCCCTGCTCTGGGCCAACTCGCCCTGGTCGAGCAGCTACGACGACCTGTGGAACACGCACGCGGCGCTGCGGGTCGGCGGCGCCTCGCTGGACCTCTCGCTGCACCACTGGGTGAACGACGGCGCCATGGCGATCTTCTTCCTGGTCGTCGGGCTGGAGATCAGCCGGGAGGCGACCACCGGCGAGCTGCGCGACCGCAGGGCCGTCGCGGTGCCGGCCCTCGGCGCCCTCGGCGGCCTGGCGACCCCGGCGCTGATCTACTGGCTGATCAACCGGTCCGGCACCGGGGCGTCCGGCTGGGGCATCGCGATGTCGACCGACACCGCCTTCGTCCTCGGCATGCTGGCGCTGTTCGGCCCGCGCTGCCCGGACCGCCTGCGGCTGTTCATGCTGACCCTCGCCATCGTCGACGACATCGGCGCCATCACCGTCGTCGCGGTCTTCTACACGAAGCACGTCGACGTCGTCGCCCTCGTCCTCGCCGGGGTCGCGGTGATCGCCATCCTGGTGCTGCGCTGGATGGGCGTCTGGCAGCTCACGCCGTACCTGGTCGCCGCGCTGCTGCTGTGGCTCGCGGTGCACGCGTCCGGCGTGCACGCCACGCTCGCCGGGGTTCTGATCGGGCTGCTGGTCCCGGCCACGCCGCCGCGCCGGGAGCAGATCGAGACCGTGCCGGTGTTCGTGCGCGCGCTGCAGGAGGACTCGACGGCGTCGCGCTCGGCGCTCGCCGTGTCGGCCGCGCGGGCCGCCGTCACCCCGAACGAGCGCCTGCAGCACCTGCTGCACCCGGTCAGCGCGTTCGTCGTCGTGCCGCTGTTCGGCCTGGCGAACGCCGGCGTGAGCCTCGACGCGCACACGCTGCGGACGGCGGCGGCGTCGCCGGTGACGCATGGCGTCACGGCCGCGCTGGTGCTCGGCAACGCGGTCGGCATCACCGTGGCCGCGACCTGCGCGGTCCGCGGCGGGCTGGGCGTGCTGCCCGGCCGGGTCCGCTACGGGCACCTGCTCGGCGCCGCGGTGCTCGCCGGGATCGGCTTCACGATCTCACTGTTCATCACCGAGCTGGCGTTCGACAGCGAGGAGCTGCGCGACCAGGCCAAGATCGGCATCCTGGTCGGCTCCCTGATCGCAGCGACCCTCGGCAGCCTGCTGCTGCGCTTCCTGGGCGACCGCATGCCGCTCTGCTCCCCCGAGAGCGACGGCCTTCCTCCACCGCTACCGCCCCAGCCCTGGCTTGCACCGGGGATCCCGGTGCATCACTAG
- a CDS encoding branched-chain amino acid ABC transporter substrate-binding protein, which translates to MTPDEERPGSDAPAAPPAEPRNAGLGDPGAAPVPASAPGDEHPGYVATGDTALGGEVTNVEAPAGSAPLRRLGRWLSGGPDSQRAGSELVVAGGADGPLVPGWEIAVAGLRQMARWTRRAARATAGWVGRRRGTGRGRALLAALVALLAAVPTGLTIALVELAQDHGGDGVPGAADPQVLRLGVMAPLSGDLGNIGIAVRDAVTLAVDEVNKTDAIPGWKVELVAKDDLSRPDGGAAAAEAFAGDAALIGVVGPLSSTVARVALPVLNTAGVPVVSPSNSAPDLTAQDEPASSRRRPYSRYFRLAGTDALQARTGADYAVGTRHRTRILVIDGGPSYGESLAERFTRDVTAAGADVVASYQVVGDAAAAADVQQVADGIQALSPDLIYTTTGYLFASALRKRMAAAGLSVPLLGTDAMVSARYLDSTGDTAEGDLATDLTVPISRLPAAGAFAAEFLKRWGPVVGGPEQPATPDKDTGAAATPATGADGPDSTPTGQPAATSSAAQLGPDVGVTTASEPPTLAEQRAEMIPALAAYAYDSARALLRAAAVVLPGRLAVDDAARAAIATQVGRGSFAGITGQVSFDAFGDRRDPSSVVYAVLAGRFVPLVIDEP; encoded by the coding sequence ATGACGCCCGACGAGGAGCGTCCCGGCTCCGACGCGCCCGCGGCACCCCCCGCCGAGCCCCGCAACGCCGGGCTCGGCGATCCTGGAGCCGCGCCCGTACCCGCCTCAGCCCCGGGCGACGAACATCCCGGCTACGTCGCGACTGGCGACACCGCGCTGGGCGGCGAGGTGACGAACGTCGAGGCTCCGGCCGGGTCCGCGCCACTGCGCCGGCTGGGCCGCTGGCTGTCCGGCGGGCCGGACAGCCAGCGCGCCGGCTCCGAGCTGGTCGTCGCCGGCGGCGCCGACGGCCCGCTGGTGCCCGGCTGGGAGATCGCCGTCGCCGGCCTGCGCCAGATGGCCCGCTGGACGCGCCGCGCGGCCCGGGCGACGGCCGGCTGGGTCGGCCGGCGGCGCGGGACCGGCCGCGGCCGGGCGTTGCTGGCCGCGCTGGTCGCGCTGCTGGCCGCGGTCCCGACCGGCCTGACGATCGCCCTCGTCGAGCTGGCCCAGGACCACGGCGGTGACGGTGTGCCCGGGGCAGCCGACCCCCAGGTGCTGCGGCTCGGGGTGATGGCGCCGCTGTCCGGCGACCTCGGCAACATCGGCATCGCCGTGCGCGACGCGGTGACGCTCGCCGTCGACGAAGTGAACAAGACCGACGCGATCCCCGGCTGGAAGGTCGAGCTGGTCGCCAAGGACGACCTGTCACGCCCGGACGGCGGGGCCGCCGCCGCCGAGGCCTTCGCCGGCGACGCGGCGCTGATCGGCGTCGTCGGGCCGCTGAGCTCGACCGTCGCCCGGGTGGCGCTGCCGGTGCTGAACACCGCCGGGGTCCCGGTGGTCTCGCCGTCGAACAGCGCGCCCGACCTGACCGCGCAGGACGAGCCGGCGAGCAGCCGCAGGCGGCCGTACAGCCGCTACTTCCGGCTGGCCGGCACCGACGCGCTGCAGGCGAGGACCGGCGCCGACTACGCGGTCGGCACGCGGCACCGGACCAGGATCCTCGTCATCGACGGCGGCCCGTCCTATGGCGAGTCGCTCGCCGAGCGGTTCACCCGGGACGTGACGGCGGCCGGGGCCGACGTGGTGGCCAGCTACCAGGTCGTCGGCGACGCCGCCGCCGCCGCGGACGTCCAGCAGGTGGCCGACGGCATCCAGGCGCTGAGCCCGGACCTCATCTACACGACGACCGGCTACCTGTTCGCGAGCGCGCTGCGCAAGCGGATGGCGGCGGCCGGGCTGTCCGTCCCGCTGCTGGGCACGGACGCCATGGTCAGCGCCCGCTACCTCGACTCGACCGGCGACACGGCCGAGGGCGACCTCGCCACCGACCTCACAGTCCCGATCTCCAGGCTGCCGGCCGCCGGCGCGTTCGCGGCCGAGTTCCTCAAGCGGTGGGGCCCGGTCGTCGGCGGCCCGGAGCAGCCCGCCACCCCGGACAAGGACACCGGCGCCGCGGCCACGCCGGCGACGGGAGCCGACGGGCCGGACTCGACGCCGACCGGGCAGCCGGCGGCCACCAGCTCGGCCGCGCAGCTGGGCCCGGACGTCGGCGTCACCACCGCGTCCGAGCCGCCGACGCTGGCCGAGCAGCGGGCCGAGATGATCCCGGCGCTCGCGGCCTACGCCTACGACTCGGCCCGGGCACTGCTGCGCGCCGCCGCGGTCGTACTGCCGGGCCGGCTCGCCGTCGACGACGCCGCCCGCGCCGCGATCGCCACGCAGGTGGGCCGTGGGTCCTTCGCCGGCATCACCGGCCAGGTCTCCTTCGACGCCTTCGGCGACCGGCGCGACCCCTCGTCGGTCGTCTACGCCGTGCTGGCCGGGCGCTTCGTGCCCCTCGTCATCGACGAGCCCTAG
- a CDS encoding LCP family protein, translating to MAGQDARTGPRRLLPPPDIEPLHPGARSPFRRPMLSVLAVLSFSVLVVSTVGWVGYHRFDSALTRESGWNLAGASDPSGTMNVLLLGSDSRAGTGGEYGQVDGDRSDTTIIAHFGADGSVTLLSIPRDTLVSVVPRVRGVPADGRTKLTDVLNLAGVPGLIATLQALTGLKIDHTISIDLAGFKSMTDAVGGVTVCVRLLPGGGTGNLNDAWSQWHGHLGENQLNGGQALAFVRTRHALGDERLRILRQQQFLARLLAKATSLGVLTNPARLASLLGAVGGSLTVDKALGEQQLVALANRLATLGPGKLTFTTVPTHVPTRAEGAVDDKGTIPAHQQVLLVDQDAFERLIAPMRTDAARRSSVPAHPATTGGASGAAAAAVGPTLAPSAVTIAVVRNAAGRNGLAAQTAAYLRERGFTGRMTAADAHGTQATTEIHYGPAGPDLGAGAAAARTLAALIPGAKLVPDPAARHGLVVTLGASFTSLATGGPPAPPPAVTFPPAVPAPADISCTP from the coding sequence ATGGCGGGACAGGACGCGCGGACGGGGCCGCGCCGGCTGCTGCCACCGCCCGACATCGAGCCGCTGCATCCCGGCGCGCGGTCCCCGTTCCGACGTCCGATGTTGTCGGTGCTCGCTGTCCTGTCGTTCTCGGTGCTGGTCGTCAGCACGGTCGGCTGGGTCGGCTACCACCGCTTCGACAGCGCCCTGACCAGGGAGAGCGGCTGGAACCTGGCCGGCGCGAGCGACCCGTCCGGAACGATGAACGTGCTGCTGCTCGGCAGCGACAGCCGGGCCGGCACGGGCGGCGAGTACGGCCAGGTCGACGGAGACCGGTCGGACACGACGATCATCGCTCATTTCGGCGCGGACGGTTCGGTGACGCTGCTGTCGATCCCGCGGGACACGCTGGTGTCGGTCGTTCCCCGGGTCCGAGGGGTGCCAGCGGACGGGAGGACGAAGCTCACCGACGTGCTGAACCTGGCCGGCGTCCCCGGGCTGATCGCGACACTCCAGGCGCTGACCGGGCTGAAGATCGACCATACGATCTCCATCGACCTCGCCGGCTTCAAGTCGATGACAGACGCCGTCGGTGGCGTCACCGTCTGCGTCCGGCTGCTTCCCGGCGGCGGCACCGGCAACCTCAACGACGCCTGGTCCCAGTGGCACGGCCACCTGGGGGAGAACCAGCTGAACGGCGGCCAGGCCCTCGCGTTCGTCCGGACCCGGCACGCGCTCGGCGACGAGCGGCTGCGCATCCTGCGCCAGCAGCAGTTCCTCGCCCGCCTGCTGGCGAAGGCGACGAGCCTCGGGGTACTGACGAACCCGGCCCGGCTCGCCTCCCTGCTCGGCGCCGTGGGCGGCTCGCTGACCGTCGACAAGGCCCTCGGCGAGCAGCAGCTTGTCGCGCTGGCGAACCGGCTGGCCACCCTCGGGCCCGGCAAGCTGACCTTCACGACCGTCCCGACGCATGTGCCGACCCGAGCCGAAGGAGCGGTCGACGACAAGGGCACGATCCCCGCGCACCAGCAGGTGCTGCTTGTCGACCAGGACGCGTTCGAGCGCCTGATCGCCCCGATGCGGACCGATGCGGCCCGGCGGTCGTCCGTGCCCGCGCATCCTGCTACGACCGGCGGCGCGTCCGGCGCAGCAGCGGCTGCCGTCGGCCCGACGCTGGCCCCCAGCGCGGTGACGATCGCCGTGGTGCGCAATGCCGCCGGCCGCAACGGCCTGGCCGCCCAGACGGCCGCCTACCTGCGCGAACGTGGCTTCACCGGCCGGATGACCGCGGCCGACGCGCACGGCACCCAGGCGACGACCGAGATCCACTACGGCCCCGCCGGCCCGGACCTCGGCGCCGGCGCGGCCGCTGCCCGTACCTTGGCCGCCCTCATCCCCGGCGCCAAGCTGGTCCCGGACCCGGCTGCTCGCCACGGCCTGGTCGTCACCCTCGGCGCGTCCTTCACCAGCCTGGCGACCGGGGGCCCGCCGGCCCCGCCGCCGGCCGTGACGTTTCCGCCCGCGGTTCCCGCGCCGGCTGACATCTCCTGCACGCCTTAG
- a CDS encoding DsbA family protein, protein MELPSVSDVDRPAVPGSTGGPAAGTTEAADPEEAAAACLIDDARRPGPADDRVVTRPPASEPQPSPAASIAVTSRAATFRDGAAPADRDGASGLAAPVRLDDRPSRGDLTAPVVLVEYGDFECPYCAQAAPVLHELVESCGGLVRHVFRHFPLFEVHPYALTAALAAEVAHAHDQFWPMHDQLFAYQARLKDIDLRMRAERLGLDPDLVVGAAAQPYGTAVEADYEHGVAAGVRGTPTIFINGQAYRGRTELPALRRAVHLAASSAIVVSPPLPLLVVPDGPPILVAGVAGPNGAAALESVPLTGGGPRPDGDLGTAIAPASHGTAGPAGAPDPDALSRPGGDPPAEPSGRGRFRRLPWSRH, encoded by the coding sequence ATGGAGCTGCCATCGGTGTCGGATGTGGACAGGCCCGCGGTTCCTGGCTCGACGGGCGGTCCCGCCGCCGGGACGACGGAGGCCGCCGATCCAGAGGAGGCCGCTGCGGCGTGCTTGATCGACGACGCGCGGCGGCCGGGTCCGGCCGACGACCGGGTGGTGACCAGGCCGCCGGCAAGCGAGCCCCAGCCCAGCCCAGCGGCGTCGATCGCCGTCACGTCCCGCGCCGCCACGTTCCGCGATGGTGCCGCCCCTGCCGATCGAGACGGGGCAAGCGGGCTGGCCGCGCCGGTTCGACTGGATGACCGGCCATCGCGGGGGGACCTGACGGCGCCGGTCGTGCTCGTCGAGTATGGGGACTTCGAGTGCCCGTACTGCGCCCAGGCGGCGCCGGTGCTGCATGAGCTGGTCGAGTCGTGCGGGGGACTGGTCCGGCACGTCTTCCGGCACTTCCCGCTGTTCGAGGTGCACCCGTACGCGCTGACGGCGGCCCTCGCGGCCGAGGTGGCCCACGCGCACGACCAGTTCTGGCCGATGCACGATCAGCTGTTCGCGTACCAGGCCCGGCTGAAGGACATCGACCTTCGGATGCGGGCCGAGCGCCTCGGCCTGGACCCGGACCTCGTCGTCGGCGCCGCCGCCCAGCCCTACGGGACCGCGGTCGAGGCCGACTACGAGCACGGGGTCGCGGCCGGGGTGCGGGGAACTCCGACGATCTTCATCAACGGCCAGGCCTACCGGGGCCGGACCGAGCTGCCCGCGCTGCGCCGAGCCGTGCACCTGGCGGCCAGCTCCGCGATCGTGGTGAGCCCGCCGCTGCCCCTGCTGGTGGTGCCGGACGGCCCGCCGATCCTGGTCGCCGGGGTGGCCGGCCCGAACGGCGCCGCCGCCCTCGAAAGCGTCCCGCTGACCGGCGGCGGCCCCCGGCCGGACGGCGACCTCGGAACAGCCATTGCCCCAGCCTCACACGGCACTGCGGGCCCGGCCGGTGCTCCAGACCCGGACGCCCTCTCGCGGCCTGGCGGAGACCCGCCCGCTGAGCCCTCTGGACGCGGCCGCTTTCGCCGGCTGCCCTGGTCTCGGCACTGA
- a CDS encoding PP2C family protein-serine/threonine phosphatase, giving the protein MGRAATKVHRDRSNDADRLTATSAGLATKPDARSDRANDRANDRANDKANDKAKKARGGKGPGAKAAKAELKKAGAGKAEKKSREPSPQAVGTPGAATNSVVDAIIAAALGEAVAESLTSSLAESINDSFTEMMAGGLAGALEEALVEAVSTAVARDLPGAFATVAATSLIGGPAAGQTGHPATEREREQGEDARTAPGLAAALTADRSPEPATGPGAPARTASRRASTSDEHAVELAVARSLWETLPPRRLPVLPSLDLAARRLAASDPDRIGGDWYDAVALDADAVVLGVGDVAGHGPGMAAQMAELCHAARAYALLDLPPAQITGRLTEVLRAGGHRSLASACTARLDIPTGRLTWCNAGHPPPVLITAQGDVSFLGDVHGPLLGAAPGVGPGTGLAGGPGTHGGTEYGQSTVTIASGATVLFYAAGLVDQPDAPIAHRLDALATAASKAFGAGPSSSGAGGGAQSGTDVRPLAAACEALLAELSTAKVTAANQPGSTRPPRRDSDSVLLAARLR; this is encoded by the coding sequence GTGGGACGAGCAGCGACGAAGGTCCACAGGGACCGGAGCAACGACGCGGATCGGCTGACCGCGACGTCGGCCGGGCTGGCGACGAAGCCCGACGCACGGTCCGACAGGGCCAACGACAGGGCCAACGACAGGGCCAACGACAAGGCCAACGACAAGGCCAAGAAGGCGCGCGGCGGGAAGGGCCCCGGCGCGAAGGCCGCCAAGGCCGAGCTGAAGAAGGCCGGCGCGGGCAAGGCCGAGAAGAAGTCCCGTGAGCCTTCGCCCCAGGCCGTCGGCACCCCGGGCGCGGCGACGAACAGCGTGGTGGACGCGATCATCGCCGCAGCGCTGGGCGAGGCGGTGGCCGAGTCGCTGACCTCGTCGCTGGCCGAGTCGATCAACGACTCGTTCACGGAGATGATGGCCGGCGGCCTGGCGGGCGCCCTGGAGGAGGCACTGGTCGAAGCGGTTTCCACCGCTGTCGCGCGCGACCTGCCCGGCGCGTTCGCGACCGTCGCTGCCACGAGCCTGATCGGCGGCCCGGCCGCGGGCCAGACCGGTCACCCCGCCACGGAGCGGGAACGGGAGCAGGGCGAGGACGCCCGAACGGCGCCAGGCCTGGCCGCGGCACTGACCGCCGACCGGAGCCCGGAGCCGGCCACCGGCCCGGGGGCGCCGGCCCGCACGGCGTCGCGGCGCGCCAGCACGTCGGACGAGCACGCGGTCGAGCTCGCCGTGGCCCGGTCGCTGTGGGAGACGCTGCCTCCGAGGCGGCTGCCGGTCCTGCCGAGCCTCGACCTGGCCGCCCGGCGGCTGGCCGCGAGCGACCCGGACCGGATCGGCGGCGACTGGTACGACGCCGTCGCCCTCGACGCGGACGCGGTCGTGCTCGGCGTCGGTGACGTCGCCGGCCACGGCCCGGGCATGGCGGCGCAGATGGCGGAGCTGTGCCACGCGGCCCGCGCCTACGCGCTGCTGGACCTGCCGCCGGCGCAGATCACCGGCCGGCTCACCGAGGTGCTGCGCGCGGGCGGGCACCGATCGCTGGCGTCGGCATGCACGGCGCGCCTCGACATCCCGACCGGCCGGTTGACCTGGTGCAACGCCGGCCATCCGCCGCCGGTCCTGATCACCGCGCAGGGCGACGTGTCCTTCCTCGGCGACGTGCACGGCCCGCTGCTGGGCGCGGCGCCCGGCGTTGGTCCCGGCACAGGCCTGGCCGGTGGTCCCGGGACGCACGGCGGCACCGAGTACGGGCAGAGCACCGTCACGATCGCCTCCGGCGCGACCGTGCTCTTCTACGCCGCCGGCCTCGTCGACCAGCCGGACGCACCGATCGCGCACCGCCTCGACGCCCTGGCGACCGCGGCGTCCAAGGCCTTCGGCGCGGGTCCGAGCTCGTCCGGTGCTGGCGGCGGGGCCCAGTCCGGTACCGACGTCCGCCCGCTGGCGGCGGCCTGTGAGGCGCTGCTGGCCGAGCTCTCGACCGCCAAGGTGACCGCCGCGAACCAGCCCGGCAGCACCCGGCCGCCGCGCCGCGACAGCGACTCCGTCCTGCTGGCGGCCCGGCTGCGCTGA